The nucleotide window GGTCGTTGAGGTCGTCGAGGCTCCGATACATACCCGCTCTCCTGCCCATCCTGTACACGAGCCTTTGCTCGTTACTGAGGGCAAAATAACGGTCGATGAGATCGAGGATTTTTTGTTTATCTTCCGGTAGTTTCCCGTCGATCTCCTCGAGGAGATTAAGTATGTGATCGCTCTTTATAGAGCTCGTGATGCCGTCGAGATGTTCGACGAGGAGCCTTATTTCTTTGACTATCTCTTCGTCGGAAGGAAGCAGGAAGTCGCCGCTTTCCAGCTTCTTGTAGAGCAGCATTCCTTTTACTACCTTGAGTGTCCTGAACCTTATGTAATCGGGATCGATCTCGTTGAGTGCATCTGCTGTTTCGAGAGCATGTTCCCGCCACCACGTGCGGCCTCCGAGACCACACACAACGTATTCGGAGAGCTCTATCCCAGCTTCTTTAACCCTTTTGCCGGCGGTTACGTGCTGCTCCTTGGTCACCCCTTTGCGCATGTACTTGAGTAAAAAGTCTGAGCCGGTCTCCATGCCCAGGTGAAGGCGCGTCAGTCCCGCTTCTTTGAGACGCTTCAGATCCTCAGCGGACCACAGCTGGGCCAGGGTTTGGGAACGGGCATAGGAAGTAATCCTGTCAATAGTGGGGAAGGTTTTCTTGAGATAGAGAAGCGCCGCAATCAGGTCGTCAGGCTTCATTACCAGGGAGTTTGCATCCTGGATGAAGACGTTCTTCGCGCCGAAATACATCCAGACGACAACACTCCTGAAACACTCATTGAAGGTCTGCCGGGCAAAGAGGCTCTCGACGAAGCCTTCAGAAAGCTTCCCTCCGTGGCCCTCTTTCCATGAAAGCGCAATGATTTCGTCCTGGATTTTCTTGACGGTGTCTATGTCTCTCTCGATATCGGTGCGAGACCTTTTCTCGAACTTTTTGCCCTTGTAGAGGTGGCAGAATTCGCATTTATTCCAGGGACAGTTCCGTGTGAAGCGAACGAGAAGGCTGTAGGCCTCGCTTGGCGGCCTTATGGGCCCGATCTCGAACCTCAGACTGCTCATTCTTTCTCGGGGTGCACGGGAAAAGCAGGCGTAGACATTTTCGACATCTGTTTCTTACGTCTTTTTCCGAGGTTGGCTTTCTTCCTTTTGCGTTTCAGCTCTGTCATTTTCGTATTGGATGGCATAATTCCTCCTTTGAAGGTGAGACTTTAACGTATCATAAAACATCGTTTGCCTCAACATTGCCGGACACCACCCCGGTCACCAGAGCGGCTATCAGACCTCTGACGGCAAATGAAGCGGCGTGGGAATTCAGAATCTCTTAGTATACAGTCTGAGGTCTGATGTCAATTGCCCGAGGTCGGCTTTGGGGTTACTTTTCTCTTGCATATTGAAGGTTTATGCGCTAAACTACTCGACTGTAGTTCAAAACCATTCTGCACGTCTTTCAATTGGCAGCAAGGTGCACCTCAGTGTCTGCTCCCAAAGTGCGAAAGGCGGAAGAAAATAACCGGAGGTCTTGATGTCTAATCTCACCATTAAGCAGTTGCTCGAAGCCGGTGTCCATTTCGGGCACCAGACAAAACGCTGGAATCCGAAAATGAAGCCTTACATTTTCGGGGCCAGAAACGGCATTTACATTATTGACCTGCAGAGGACGTTGAAGATGTTCAAAGAGGCGTATAACTTCGTAAAAGAGGTTGCCTCCCGAAATGAGTATGTACTTTTTGTGGGGACGAAAAAGCAGGCCCAGGAGGGAATCGTCGAGGAGGCCAAAAGGTGCAGCGCATTCTACGTGAATGTGCGCTGGTTGGGCGGCACCCTGACAAACTACCAGACGATCGAAAAGAGCATCGACAGGCTTCGCAAGTACGAGGAACTGAAAGGGAGTGACATCTTCAAAGTGCTGCCAAAAAAGGAAGCTATTAGCGTAGACAAGGAGATAGAGAAGCTGGAAAAGAATCTCGGGGGCATAAAGGGTATGGATCGCCTGCCCGGCGCCCTCTATATTGTTGATCCGAAAAAAGAGTACATTGCGGTAAACGAGGCTAAGAAACTGGGCATACCAACAGTGGGTATCGTTGATACCAACTGTGATCCCGACGATATAGACTACATTATTCCCGGGAACGACGATGCCATCAGGGCGATCAAGCTGATCACCAGCAAGATCGCCGATGCGGTTCTCGAAGGTCGCGCTCTGTACGTTGAGGAGTTTGAAGCCAAGGAAGAAGAGAAGGAGGGCCCAAAGCCTTTCATTGACGAGAGCGTGCTCGAAGAGAAATACGACGAAGATGAGACTGATGGGGCTGATGAAGTATAGCGTGTGAGTCCCAATAGTCATTGGCCCCGAAGGGGTAGCGAGCACGGCTCGCGCGAGAGAGGAGGCTCCACGGACTTTGTTCGTGGAGGGGGCGACGTGAGTCCCAATAAATTGAAGGGAGTGTTTGATGGAAATATCTGCAGAATTAGTTAAGAAACTACGCGAAAAGACAGGTGTAGGGCTCATGGATTGCAAAGAAGCCCTCAGGTCCGCTAACGGCGACATGGAGAAAGCGGTTGACTATCTGCGCGAGAAGGGTCTGGCAAAGCTGGCGAAGCGCGCGGGACGGGCAGCCACCGAAGGTTCGATATCGGCTTACATCCACACAGGTGGTAAGGTAGGAGCCATGGTGGAAGTGAACTGCGAGAGTGACTTTGTTGCCAAGACCGGCGAGTTTCAGGCGTTTGTGAAGGATGTGGTGATGCAGATCACCGCTTCAAATCCGCTCTACGTGAGAAGAGAAGAGGTTCCGGCCGAGGTCCTTGAAAGAGAGAAGACCATTTACAGGAACCAGGCGCGGGAGTCGGGGAAACCAGAGAAGATCCTGGAAAAGATAGCTGAGGGAAAATTGGAAAAGTTCTACCAGGAAGTTTGCCTGATGGAGCAGCCCTTCATTAAGAACCCGGACATTACCGTGAAAGAATTACTCGAGGAGCTGGTGACAAAGCTCGGCGAACACATCCTGATCAGAAGGTTTGTCAGATTTCAACTTGGGGAAACCGTGGAAAGCTAAATGACCCCTTACAACAGGATCCTTCTGAAACTGAGTGGCGAAGCTCTCATGGGTGATGCAGGGTACGGCATTGATCCCAGAATGATGAAGCATATTGCCTTGCAGGTGAAGGACGTCAAGGACCTGGGCGTGACCGTCGCTATCGTGGTGGGAGGCGGTAACATTTACAGGGGTATCAGGGCGGAAGAGCAGGGCATGGACCGCGCGACCGGCGATTACATGGGAATGATAGCCACGGTCATGAATGCGGTTGCCCTGCAGGATTGTCTCGAGACTCTGGGCATGGACACGAGGGTGCAGACTGCCATCCAGATGGCGCAGGTCGCAGAACCGTACATCCGGCGGAGGGCTATACGCCACCTCGAAAAAGGGAGAGTGGTCATATTCGCCGGAGGGACAGGGAACCCTTATTTCACCACAGACACAACTGCCGCGCTCCGGGCGATGGAAATAGGCGCTGAGGTTATTTTAAAGGCCACCCGCGTCGATGGCGTCTTCGATAAAGATCCCGAGCGTTTTTCCGACGCGGTATTCTTTCCGGAGATTACCTATCTGGAGGTGCTCAACCGCAACTTAAGGGTCATGGATGCAACGGCCATATCGCTCTGCATGGAAAACAAGCTGCCGATTATCGTCTTCAATTTGAAGGAGCAGGGAAATATGAAACGGGTAGTGGAAGGAGAACGCGTCGGCACGGTGGTGAGGGGGTAACGATGCAAAACGTCTCTCTTGGAGAGTTCGAGGAGAAGCTGAAAAAATCGGTCAATGCTCTTAAGAAAGATTTGTCAAGACTGCGCACCGGTGTGGCGTCCCCCAGTCTTCTTGAGGACATAAGGATTATCTATTATGATCAGCCGACACCGCTTAACCAGGTGGCTTCAATTTCCTCACCTGACAGCCGCACCATCGCAATCCAGCCCTGGGATACCTCAGCTATCGGCGAGATAGAGAAAGCAATCCAAAAGTCTGATCTCGGAGTTAACCCTCTCAACGATGGTAAAATCATCCGGCTCATTTTTCCCAAGCTCACGGAGGAGAGAAGGAAGGAACTGGTGAAGCAGGGGAGCAAGATGGTGGAAGCTACGAGAGTATCCATCAGGAACATCAGAAGGGACATGAACGAGAAGCTGAAAAAAATGGAAAAAGATAAGGAGCTTGCCAAGGACGATAGTTTCAAGCTCCAGGAAGATGTACAAAAGATGACCGACCGGTACATAAGTCTCTCAGAGAGTATCTACTCAGAGAAAGAGAAAGAGATTCTTCAATTCTGACAGCCGGCACAATGGACTTCAATCAGGAGAGATTGCCCCTTCATGTTGCCATTATTATGGATGGTAACGGCAGGTGGGCAAGACAGAGAAATCTGCCCCGCATTCAGGGCCATATGGCCGGTATCGAATCGGTGCGGGAAGCGGTAACCGCAACGAGGGAGATCGGCATACCCTACCTGACCCTTTATGCCTTTTCAAAAGAGAATTGGTCGAGGCCTCAGGATGAGGTACGGGGCCTCCTGCAACTTCTGGAGCTCTATCTCCAGAAAGAGCTGCCCATGATGATGGAGCATCAGATCCGATTCTGCGCGATCGGTGATTTGCGTGATTTGCCGAAAAAGCTTCAGTCCATGCTGAACGATGTGATGAAACAGACGGCAAAACACAAGGCGCTGACGTTGAACATAGCCCTTTCTTACAGCGGAAGAGAGGAGATACTGCACGCCGTGAGATCACTGCTGGAAGAGATGAAAACAGGGCGCGTCAAGCGCGTCGATGAAAAAGTCTTTGCCCGGTACCTGTACACTGCCTCCATGCCTGATCCCGACCTCCTCATCCGCACCAGCGGCGAAATGAGACTCTCGAATTTCCTGCTCTGGCAAATGGCGTACACAGAGATCTACGTGACTGAAACCCTTTGGCCGGACTTCCGGAGAGAAGCCTACGAAGAGGCCTTGATGGAATTCACCAGAAGGGAACGCAGATTCGGAAGCCTGAAGGAAGATTGAATGCGGGAGCTCACCAAGCGGATTCTGTCGGGGCTATGCATAGGTCCCGTTGTTCTCCTCCTTTTCCTTTTTCTGCCGGCGCGCTGGTTCCTGGTTTTCCTTTTCATCGTGATGTGCCTGGCGACCTATGAATTGCTTTCTATCTCGGGCACAAGACAGAAGCTGCTCATCGGCGCTCTTGCGGTTCTTTCGATCATCCCCTTATACGGGTCTTCGCCACGCGCATTCATTGCGTGGCTCCTCTTCTCGCCCCTTGTTTTCCTTGTGTACCGCATGATTATGTCAGGCGAGGAATCAGAAGGCGTCAACGAGGAGATCGCCTCCCGCGTAGCAGTAATAGTTGTTTCACAGATTTTTATTGTCCTCCCTCTTTTTTATTTCTACCTGCTCAGGGAGGTGAACCTCTATCTTCCCATCATCCTCGTTCTCACCATATGGGCGAGCGACACGGGCGCCTACTTCATCGGTAAGACTTTCGGAAAGAAGCGGCTCGCACCCGCGATCAGCCCGAAGAAGACATACGCGGGGTTGTTCGGGGCACTCTTCGGCGGGGCAGTGCTGACGCTTGCTTGCGGCAGGATGCTCGACATGTCCATTTTTGAATCGGTCGCGGTCGGCGCGGTGATCGGTCTTCTTGGCCAACTCGGCGATATATTCGAGTCTATCGCAAAGAGAGTGTACAGCGTGAAAGACTCCTCCGGCCTTATCCCGGGCCACGGGGGCATGCTCGACCGGATAGACAGTTTTCTTTTTACGACACCCTTTCTCTACCACTACTTGGTAGGTCTCTCGAAATGAAAAAGCGGATCGTAGTACTGGGCTCAACAGGCTCCATAGGAAGAGCAACGCTTGAAGTCATAGAGAAGCATCAGGACCGTATGGAGGTCTACGGACTTGCCTGCAAAGAGAATGCTGAGCTGTTCGCCGCTCAACTCGCAAAGTGGAAGCCCAGGTACGCCTGTGTATTTGATCCTGAACGGGCGCGCGAGGTTTCCTTTGGCGACGCCGAAGAGCTCAGCGGTCTGGCCGGCATGAAAGAAATGGTGCGGACCGACGCCGACATCATTGTAAACGCCCTGCCGGGAAGCATTGGATTGGAGCCGACGCTGGAAGCACTTAAGAACGGAAAGACCTTGGCGCTGGCGAATAAAGAGAGTCTTGTTATGGCAGGCAGGCTGATCGCGAATCTGGCCAGTGAGGCGCCTGCCAGGCTGATCCCCGTGGACAGCGAACATTCCGCACTTCACCAGCTTCTGAACTGCAGCAATGGTGCGGAGGTTGAGACTCTTATCATTACCGCGTCGGGTGGTCCTTTCAGGAAAGCCACGAAGGAAGAACTGCGAAAGGTTCGGCCGGATGACGCAATGAAACATCCTACCTGGAAGATGGGCAAAAAGATCACCCTTGATTCAGCCACCCTCACCAATAAGGGTCTTGAAGTAATAGAGGCTCATTGGCTCTTTGGCCTGGAGCATCATCGGATAAAGGTGATGATACATCCGGAAAGCATCGTACACGGCATGGTGGAGATGCGAGACGGCTCGATATTTGCATATCTTGCACATCCGGACATGAGGATTCCTATTTCGTATGCGCTCAATGAAGAGTCGAGAACGGAACTCTCATTCGGCAAAGTGAAGCTGGCCACGCTTCGCAAGCTCACCTTTGCTGTGCCGGATGTGGAGCGCTTCCCTGCGCTGAAGCTTGCCTATGAAGCGCTTGACGCAGGTGACAGCGCTTGCATTGTTTTCAATGGGGCAAATGAGGTTGCCGCGACTGCTTTCATGGAGGGACGTATCGGGTTCACTGATATATCTCGCCTGATTGATGAGGCGTTGACCCATCATACGCGCATCCCCATAATAAAAGATGAGCACACCATATGGGAAGTGCACAGGTGGGCGCTGCACTACGTAATGGAGCGTCTGAGGAGGTCTAGTGATTAGCATAATCTATGCCGTAATTGCTCTGGCTGTGCTCATATTCGCGCATGAGCTGGGCCATTTTATAGTTGCGCGGCTGGCCAATGTGAAGGTGCTGGCGTTCTCACTCGGTTTTGGAAGAAAGCTCCTGAAGTTCACGAGAGGCGAAACGGAATATGCGATTTCCGCAGTGCCACTCGGCGGCTACGTCAAGCTTCTCGGCGAATCGCCGGATGAAGAGGTGCCTGAAGAGGAAATCCCCAGATCGTACACGCACAAGCCGCCCCTGGTAAAGATTCTTATCGGTTTTGCCGGTCCCTTCTTCAACATCGTACTTGCCTGCGTTATTTTCTTTGTTATTTTTCTGTCCGGCCAGTCGGTCCTTTCCACGAAAGTCGGCAGCGTGGAAAAGGGATTTCCAGCCGATATCGCGGGTATCAAGCCAGGAGACGTGATAACGAGCATCAACGGGAAGCCGATCGAGGAATGGTCTGAGCTGATGGATACCATGGCAAAGAGCAACCTTGCGCCGATGAAGTTCGGGGTGAGAAGGGACGGCCAATCCTTAGAGATAGTGATAACCCCGAGAGAGATGGAATCGACAAACATATTCGGCGAGAAAGTTACGCGCAAGATCATCGGCATCGTCGCTTCAAACACCTTCCTTGAGAGAAAAGAGACGCTGGGCGGGGCTGCGTCGAAGGCTGTGGTGCAGACGTATGTACTCTCGGAACTCACCGTGGTGGGCATAATCAAACTGATCAAGGGGAGCATTTCGCCGAAAAATATCGGCGGCCCCCTTCTTATTCTTGAAGCCGCCGGGAAACAGGCAAAAGAGGGCAAGAGAAGCTTCGCCTATTTCATTGCTATCATCAGCATTAACCTCGCAGTAGTGAACCTGTTGCCAATCCCGATACTGGACGGGGGTCACATCTTCTTCTATCTAATCGAAATGGTTGTGCGCCGCAGGATTTCTCAGCGTGCTATCGAGATTTCTCAAAAGGTAGGGATCACAGTCCTTATCATGATCATGGTCCTTGCTTTTTCAAACGATCTCTGCCGTCTTTTCCCTAACAATTATGTTTGCAAGTCCATTTACTCCAAGAGGCTCGATAGTGGCGGATAGGCCATTAAAGGGACAGACTGTAACCCTCGCAATCGATAACTCGCTTGGCTTCTTAAATCTTGGAGTGGCTGCCGATGGGAAACTGCTGGAAGAGAGACACGCCACGTTCGAGAAGCCGACATCCGAAATCCTGTCGGTGCACGTCAGGAACTTCCTCGCCGGTCACGACTATGTCATTACGGACGTCGGGCTTATCATAGTCACGCTGGGACCTGGATCGTTCACGGGGATCCGGGTGGCTCTGGCTTTTGCAAAGGGTCTTGCGTCGGGGCTCGGCGCGGGCCTCGTGGGCGTATCCACTCTGGATGTCCTCGCTTATCCCTTCAGGTACTTGAAAGAAGGATATGTCTGTCCCTTGATCGATGCAAAGAAAGGTGAAGTCTTCCTGGCACTCTATCGTGTGTCACAAGGCCGGTTCGAGAGGTGCACAGAGTATCAATCGCTTCGACCTGCAGTGATTGTCGATATGATAAGAACGCCGTGCGTCCTGTTCGGCTCAGGTTTAAGGCTCTGCGAGGAGAAGCTTGCACCTGTCAAGGGTCTCACTCTTATCAATGATGATTTCCAGAGAGTGAGAGCGGAGGCTCTGCTGCAGCTCGGTCTGGAAGTGTACGCTTCAGGTATCCGGAATGAGATCGCACCCATTTATGGCAGAAGGTCCGAGGCAGAGATAAAGTTCAACGTCACCGTGGGGTGACCCTCCACGGTAGGTTCGTTACGGCTCACGCTTCGCTGCCATTTCTATTTTCTATTATCGCTCTGGTATACTATTATTGGGGCTTACGTCGCCCCTTCCACGGGTATCCGGCTTGCCCGCGGGAATCTATTTTGTTTACCGCGCCGTGATCGTAAGGCTTGAGCACGTGACTCAGGAGGATTAGAGTGAAGACCATTGAAGAGATAAATGAGAAGATCAAGAAAGGCAAAGCGGTTGTTGTGACAGCAGAAGAAATGATAGGAATTGCCAAAGAGAAAGGAATGAAGGGCGCGGCGAAAGATGTGGACGTGGTTACAACAGGAACGTTCGGTCCCATGTGTTCCAGCGGCATGTTTCTGAACCTTGGCCATTCAAAGCCAAGAATAAAGATCGGAGGGGGCATCTGTCTTCTCAATGATGTGCCTTGCTACACGGGGCTTGCGGCGGTTGATGTGTATCTCGGCGCGACTGCGCTGCCCGAGGAGGACCCGAGAAACAAGGTCTATCCCGGCGAGTTCAGGTACGGAGGTGCGCACGTTATAGAAGAGTTTGTCGGTGGGAAGAATCTCAGGCTGATCGCAACCAGTTACGGCACTGACTGCTATCCGAGACGGAAAATAGAAACATATATCAACAAAGAAACAGTGAATGAGGCGTACCTCTACAATCCGCGGAACTGTTATCAGAACTACAACGTCGCGGTCAACGGCAACGACAAGGTGATCCATACATACATGGGTCTTTTGAAACCGAATTTCGGCAATGCGAACTACTGCAGCGCCGGACAGCTTTCTCCTCTCCTGAAAGATCCGATGTACCGCACGATCGGTATTGGTACCAGAATTTTTCTGGGGGGCGGTATAGGATACGTCTCCTCACATGGTACCCAACATAACCCGTCAGTGATGCGCACTCCCGAAGGTGTGGTCCGGGCGCCTGCGGGAACCCTTGCGGTCACAGGCGACGCGAAGCATATGAGCCCGTCCTTTCTGAAGGGCGCCAGTTTTACCGGGTATGGGGTCACGCTCTTCGTCGGTATAGGGATTCCCATTCCGGTTATCGATGAAGAAATGGCTTATTTTACTTCGAGGAGTGACTCTGATCTTGTGACACAGATAGTCGACTATGGAAAAGATTATCCTAACCGGGTTCCCGGGAGTCTCGGTGAGGTAAGTTATGCGCAATTGAAGTCAGGCAGCCTCAGACTCAACGGCAAAGAGATTACTGCTTCACCCATCTCCAGTTATTCGAAAGCGGTGGGAATTGCGATGACGTTGAAGGAGTGGATGCTCGCGGGTCGGTTCATGCTGACGTCCCCGGTCCAGCCTCTTCCTGGTGTGGATGTGGGCATCAAGATGAATACGCTGGAAGAATGGATACCAGAGGAGGTGTGAGCGGGTGAAGCAATGCCCTCTTATTTTGCCTTGACCGGTATCTTCTTGGTCTCCTTGATTGCTCGTGCGGTTTTTGGAAGCGTTATGTCGAGAACGCCTTTCTTAAAACTGGCCTGCACCTTATCGGTATCCACCTCGACGGTAAGAGGAATAGTTCGTGTGAAGGCGCCATAGGAGCGTTCCATCCGGTAGTAATCTTTTCCTTTATCCTCGGTTTCCTGTTTCTTTTCGCCTTTAATAGTCAGTGTGTCCCGGGTAAGCGACACCTCTACGTCCTTTTCATCCATGCCGGGCAACTCCATGGAAACCTTGATCTCCTTGTCAGTTTCGGAGACATCGACATGCGGCGTGAACACTGCGGACATCCTTTTCTCCACTGGTGCCCATGGCGATAACTGTAACCCTCCGAAGAAGTCATCGAACAGTTTATTCATCTCCCACTGGAACGCACCGAAGGGATACTCCCACTCACGCCTGACGTCCAGCTTTGTTCCCGGTGCAACTTTGGGTGTAACTTCTTTTTTTGCTGCCATGAAGACGCCTCCTCAGCTTTGTTCTGCCTTCGCTATGCACATAGTTCTATCCGTCGTGCGAAAGGCCAAAAATGCTTAACCTTTAAAGTATCATCATCGGTAGAATTAGTGTCAAGAGCCACGCCCGCCGTCTGGTGCCTCGATTCGTTGCTACGCCCTGGCCGCCAGATACTCTCTTAGATTTTTCCTGAAGGCCTCCGGTATAGGCACCATGGTGCGCTTATTGTAGTCAAAAGTCATCAGGCCTGTTTCGACGAGTGCGACCAGGGTATCACCTTTTGCGAAGCGGTGAAAGAGCCGGAAGCCGGATCGTCCCATTTCTCCTACATGGCTCTCTACACGTATCCTGTCAAAGAGAGATGCCTCCCCGGCGGTGGTAACTGCGAGGTCTCCCATGATGATGCCGGTCCTGTTATCACCGAAATCGTTCTCAGCCACGCCCAGGAGGTCAAAGAGGTGGACTCGCGCTTCGTGAGTAATCCTTGCCAGCGCATCGTGGCCCACGCGGCCCATGTGAGTGAGATGGCCTATCTGAACCTGAAATTCATAACGAAACTCGTAGACAGGCTGCTCCAGGAGTTGGACACATGGCATTGTGAGGTTGTACAACAGTTCCCTTCCGGAGGTCAAGCCTGCCTTGTTAACTTTTTCCACGGATGATCGATAACCAGACAAGGAGCAATTCCAGAAGGGATTGGTGTTTGATGGAGATAGGGCAGGTTTATGCACTGGCTAACCAACTCGCTTCCGTGGTGAGCGCGAGGTACGGCAGGGCCCAAGCCGTTGCGGCCCAGGCCGTTGCGACCGAAAGCGCAGGTATGGCGCTCGAGCCGAGGCTACCCAGCGAAGACGCTCTTCGGGCGATCGCCACTGGCGTCGCAGAGTATATCGCGACCAATAAACTCATGTCCGACGAGGGCTATCAGGCGTTCAAGGCAGAGTTTGTTTCGGATATTCCACGAGCCCTCTTGACGTTGAATGAGATGAAACTTGTGGAGAAGCTTTCTGAGCAATTGCTGGCTCAGACTCAGGTGGTGATGAACCAGCTCACCAATGAGACGGAACCGCAAGTTTCGCCTGCATTCAAACTGCAACCGGAAATAGCAGCTGCCCAACCAGATGGAAAGAACCTGGGGGAGGCTGACGAAGTGTCTGTTGCCCGCAATTCGGGTGATGTGATTGCGATTGAGATGCCTGCGCAGATTTCTGGACGCATCTCTCTGGCGTTTATTAAAGCTCCTCTGTTGATCGAAACAGGTCGACGCTCCACGGATGCCGGTCCTGACGAAATTCCCGCACCACCAATGGAAGAGGTTCCTGCCGGAACGGAAGAAGGAGCCGCAAGCTGGTCGATTCATAATAGCGTCCTGCTATCAGGTGACGAAAGAATCACACCGACCATCATCTCAACACCTCTTAATCTCGCAGTAAAGCTGCCTGGTGAGCCGATAGTCGTAACCGGGCCTGTTGTTAGGGCGAGCAGCGTTGCCGAAAGTTCTTCGGTGGCCCCCGTCGCGCAAACGTTCAGCGGCGCCCAGCAGCAGCAGGCGGACTCAGACGTTCCTTTTACACTTTCAAGTGAGGGCCCTGGACATCCCCTGTTGCGCGCGGACCTCAAGATGTTGCTTGGCGGTAAGACGGGTGAGCTTCGCATTCATTACGATGAAGCACTGATCGTGAGCAAAGTGGCTGTGCTTGTTGAACAAATGAACGGCCTGGCCCGCATTTACGAAGAACAGGGTAGGAGTGTATCAGCCGGCCGGAAAGAGCCCATTTCTGATGATAGTCCTCTGGTGCGACAGGTATTGGCCAGTGCACTCGGAATCGTGATGGACAGCAATAAGGTCTTCAGGAATCCGGCCTCCATCGGAATTTCGGCAACACATGACGGCCTGCTTGCGCTCGACCCAACGCTCTTGAAGACTGCTCTCGCATCACATAAAGAAGAAACTGTAACGATTCTCAAGTCCATAACAGGTTCACTCTACGACAATATCGGCCTCTATGTTGATCCCCGAATACTGGCGCGTTTCAGCGAGCTCCTCCAAAGCGGTGTTCCGGACAAAGCTGATCGGTCCAGAAAAGAAGAGGAGCGCCGCTGGCAAAAGGATAAGGACCTCCTTGATAAGAAGTACATGGAGCTGGAACTCCTGCTGGAAGAGTCGGGGAAACTGCGGGATTGGTTTATGAGCGTGG belongs to Syntrophorhabdales bacterium and includes:
- a CDS encoding phosphatidate cytidylyltransferase; translated protein: MRELTKRILSGLCIGPVVLLLFLFLPARWFLVFLFIVMCLATYELLSISGTRQKLLIGALAVLSIIPLYGSSPRAFIAWLLFSPLVFLVYRMIMSGEESEGVNEEIASRVAVIVVSQIFIVLPLFYFYLLREVNLYLPIILVLTIWASDTGAYFIGKTFGKKRLAPAISPKKTYAGLFGALFGGAVLTLACGRMLDMSIFESVAVGAVIGLLGQLGDIFESIAKRVYSVKDSSGLIPGHGGMLDRIDSFLFTTPFLYHYLVGLSK
- a CDS encoding isoprenyl transferase — its product is MDFNQERLPLHVAIIMDGNGRWARQRNLPRIQGHMAGIESVREAVTATREIGIPYLTLYAFSKENWSRPQDEVRGLLQLLELYLQKELPMMMEHQIRFCAIGDLRDLPKKLQSMLNDVMKQTAKHKALTLNIALSYSGREEILHAVRSLLEEMKTGRVKRVDEKVFARYLYTASMPDPDLLIRTSGEMRLSNFLLWQMAYTEIYVTETLWPDFRREAYEEALMEFTRRERRFGSLKED
- the dxr gene encoding 1-deoxy-D-xylulose-5-phosphate reductoisomerase, which encodes MKKRIVVLGSTGSIGRATLEVIEKHQDRMEVYGLACKENAELFAAQLAKWKPRYACVFDPERAREVSFGDAEELSGLAGMKEMVRTDADIIVNALPGSIGLEPTLEALKNGKTLALANKESLVMAGRLIANLASEAPARLIPVDSEHSALHQLLNCSNGAEVETLIITASGGPFRKATKEELRKVRPDDAMKHPTWKMGKKITLDSATLTNKGLEVIEAHWLFGLEHHRIKVMIHPESIVHGMVEMRDGSIFAYLAHPDMRIPISYALNEESRTELSFGKVKLATLRKLTFAVPDVERFPALKLAYEALDAGDSACIVFNGANEVAATAFMEGRIGFTDISRLIDEALTHHTRIPIIKDEHTIWEVHRWALHYVMERLRRSSD
- the pyrH gene encoding UMP kinase, with product MTPYNRILLKLSGEALMGDAGYGIDPRMMKHIALQVKDVKDLGVTVAIVVGGGNIYRGIRAEEQGMDRATGDYMGMIATVMNAVALQDCLETLGMDTRVQTAIQMAQVAEPYIRRRAIRHLEKGRVVIFAGGTGNPYFTTDTTAALRAMEIGAEVILKATRVDGVFDKDPERFSDAVFFPEITYLEVLNRNLRVMDATAISLCMENKLPIIVFNLKEQGNMKRVVEGERVGTVVRG
- the rseP gene encoding RIP metalloprotease RseP, yielding MISIIYAVIALAVLIFAHELGHFIVARLANVKVLAFSLGFGRKLLKFTRGETEYAISAVPLGGYVKLLGESPDEEVPEEEIPRSYTHKPPLVKILIGFAGPFFNIVLACVIFFVIFLSGQSVLSTKVGSVEKGFPADIAGIKPGDVITSINGKPIEEWSELMDTMAKSNLAPMKFGVRRDGQSLEIVITPREMESTNIFGEKVTRKIIGIVASNTFLERKETLGGAASKAVVQTYVLSELTVVGIIKLIKGSISPKNIGGPLLILEAAGKQAKEGKRSFAYFIAIISINLAVVNLLPIPILDGGHIFFYLIEMVVRRRISQRAIEISQKVGITVLIMIMVLAFSNDLCRLFPNNYVCKSIYSKRLDSGG
- the tsf gene encoding translation elongation factor Ts, which produces MMEISAELVKKLREKTGVGLMDCKEALRSANGDMEKAVDYLREKGLAKLAKRAGRAATEGSISAYIHTGGKVGAMVEVNCESDFVAKTGEFQAFVKDVVMQITASNPLYVRREEVPAEVLEREKTIYRNQARESGKPEKILEKIAEGKLEKFYQEVCLMEQPFIKNPDITVKELLEELVTKLGEHILIRRFVRFQLGETVES
- the frr gene encoding ribosome recycling factor — encoded protein: MQNVSLGEFEEKLKKSVNALKKDLSRLRTGVASPSLLEDIRIIYYDQPTPLNQVASISSPDSRTIAIQPWDTSAIGEIEKAIQKSDLGVNPLNDGKIIRLIFPKLTEERRKELVKQGSKMVEATRVSIRNIRRDMNEKLKKMEKDKELAKDDSFKLQEDVQKMTDRYISLSESIYSEKEKEILQF
- the rpsB gene encoding 30S ribosomal protein S2 — its product is MSNLTIKQLLEAGVHFGHQTKRWNPKMKPYIFGARNGIYIIDLQRTLKMFKEAYNFVKEVASRNEYVLFVGTKKQAQEGIVEEAKRCSAFYVNVRWLGGTLTNYQTIEKSIDRLRKYEELKGSDIFKVLPKKEAISVDKEIEKLEKNLGGIKGMDRLPGALYIVDPKKEYIAVNEAKKLGIPTVGIVDTNCDPDDIDYIIPGNDDAIRAIKLITSKIADAVLEGRALYVEEFEAKEEEKEGPKPFIDESVLEEKYDEDETDGADEV
- a CDS encoding radical SAM protein, coding for MSSLRFEIGPIRPPSEAYSLLVRFTRNCPWNKCEFCHLYKGKKFEKRSRTDIERDIDTVKKIQDEIIALSWKEGHGGKLSEGFVESLFARQTFNECFRSVVVWMYFGAKNVFIQDANSLVMKPDDLIAALLYLKKTFPTIDRITSYARSQTLAQLWSAEDLKRLKEAGLTRLHLGMETGSDFLLKYMRKGVTKEQHVTAGKRVKEAGIELSEYVVCGLGGRTWWREHALETADALNEIDPDYIRFRTLKVVKGMLLYKKLESGDFLLPSDEEIVKEIRLLVEHLDGITSSIKSDHILNLLEEIDGKLPEDKQKILDLIDRYFALSNEQRLVYRMGRRAGMYRSLDDLNDQVTYARLKKAIREIEEKEPGGVEKQLSLLLEHYI